CATGGGTGGCAAGATGTCCTACATGAAAGTCTGTCAAGAAAAGTTCAAGAGGCTTGAAAATTCACCTTTGGGTGAAGCTCTTCGCCAAGGAAATTTGCGTAATATCTCCCCAGAGTAAGACTTCTATTTGTTTACACCCATCATAGGTTCACATGCTTGCATCATTTAGCCTTATCTTGATGGATTTACAAATCGTACTATTGTTTGATTCGTTCATGCATGTGAAATCAGCGTGGACATGTGCTGCACGGTATTCACATGCTTCAAGTGGAAATATGTCTGTTTTTACTGATCTTAAttgatggttagggagttggactgtagatcagaaggttgcaggttcaatcctaacccttaccactcccttcctgcatccatggttgaagtgctgttgagcaaggcacatattccgcaactgctccagggaccataaccactttgatttttttttttaaagtatgtcagctaaatgtaatgtaatgcaatgtaaagttTTAACGTTGTTAAGATCATTGTAAGCTTTGTCTACAGAGATGCAAACAGGCGTGCCGATAAAGAAAAATTTAATTCAAACTGACTGTTGTGGTGGTGTTATTAAACAACAGAATGGGCCAGTCAGAGTTGGGGGATCCAAACCAGGTAGGCGGCGGCCAGCCCAGCTACGAGCCACCCCAGCAGCCAGCAGCACCAGCCTACCAGCCCCCTCCGGACTCCTTCAGTTACTCTTCTGACTACTCCTACAACAGCCCTCCACCGCAGTCCTCCTACCAGCCCGCTCCATTCAGCTCCAGCTTCAGCGAGTCCGCTCCCTCGGGAGTGGCGGACGATAATGTACCGCAAGGTAATCAAACTGGTCCCTCAGTGAGCGTAGTTACATGCAACGAACATTGCAGAGGTGGCAGTATAGTTTTGCAAGAGTCATGTGAGTCTTAATTTATCTCAAATGTGGCCTTGTTCCCGGGATCTTCCAGTTGCTGATTCTGTTGCATACATGTAAATGGAATATTCCTGAACTTGTTTTAAACtgtatactgacaatattctgtttgaaacTGTAATAGTCTGTGCATGTAACTGCACTCTATGCTTCACCAGAAAAATGTGGTGCTTCTTGCTGAATCGTGCAAAAACTGTGTTAGGAAAGACATATAAAttagtgtgtgcacacattcaaaacattcaTGATGTGCAAAATAACAGTAAACTAAAATCATACATGGTAGACATGACATGACCTGTGACATGATCTCTAATAACTATGTTTGGACGAACATACAGAATATTAGCAGCAGTGAAAAGGGTGATGGAAGTTTCTGCAAGGTGCAGTGTTCAAAGTTTGCATCGGAGGTTGTTGTATCTGAAATTGTAGTCCTTATTATATGCATCCACCCACCACAGAAGATGGTTACAAGCGAAACATCCGCCAGGCAACAACATCTTAAGTGACAAGGAGTGctgtcctttcttctcctttatgTTATTGCTTATGGAATTAGCACCCATTTACTCTTTACTTTTGTTGAGATGAGCGCGTTGGAAAAAGTTTATTATTGGTCCCTTTATTCTCTGTAATTGTCTGTAATCTCCACCGCTCAGCTGCTCCTTTCCTGGAGGACGAGGATATGCCCAAGAGGAAGCCGGTGCTGTACGAGGACCTCCGCAGCAAGAACCGGGAGAACTACGAGGTCACGCTTACCCAGAAGGCAGACTCCATGCTCAAACCCCAGGCCTCCAGCAGCTCCGCACCAAGCAGAGAGAGTGAGCTACAGCACCCCCATCTAATGTCCCCACAACATCATACCCCCAACAAATGTCCCCACAATGTGACAAACTAATACACCCAATAGTATTATCAGAACATgatcagggattaaagttttccgtcgctatgacggatttccgtcaactggattttcgtttggacggatttccgtccttataattcatgtcaattaatttacaatttttactttccaactgaactcaaatcgagagcactcctggtcatgagaaggggaggaaaggtgtgtttggtgtacggatttagttatacacgccaccaccggtggtgtcatacaacagattcactgagtagttttgagccatcgtcttccgtgttccaaaaaaaaaaaaaagtacacgagcggtcaacaaatcagttgcggcgcagcgcgagagattaaaaaaacaaatagccaacattgttgctgatggcagaaaagaaaataagtgtaatactatgtctttaaagtgcaatgaccatcattaaacgagttgAACTGATAtcccaatatgggctaataataatgcatatgcatctgcatagctggaagaaggtaggacacgtatcaTTGCGCCTGCCGTggtggatagttagaaaaaaaagaatagtttacttcgactgcgcatgatgtccttttcatgaagggttttccttttaagcattgtgacttttactaacattattcatagccccaatgggacggctatcattggcagctagctaggatataccatgcgtaataccatgcgtttcatcctcaaagtttagcgcgtttgactggctacgtgtagaactagctctagttgtctttctgacaatttacagtctcacctgtaatcatagcatattaactttgttgttgtcgatatatatttaagaaataagttaaaaatgggttgcattttacaggggtcacggaggctatccctggcagagccaatattttatgtcttgttctgggaagcagtgttctgatgggtggactcatgccgtttcggtgtttgtttcactttcaaggcttgttgtaggctactgtgtgatgctatttttgctaactggaatagtgtgcagcaacagttgtgtgtgtgcttgtttttgagtggctcaacgtctgtgcccatcttctcggactatacgcttcgtttgagttcagttatttgcgcactcaagactgggtgatttgccttgattcgagtggaaagttacgcgacaagcttgggaaagtgtgttactttcgatagacgtatgtctgtgactgtgtcgtgtctgcttgtgtcgtgtcagcttgtaggagagaacacggttgcgtgtaggaatcggggacgttttttaaatcaatggtaagcgtgtgcctgtcaccgcacatcgagaagcaaaaaagtaccggtagccataggttttcaaaacggtaaaacacaagaggtagactaccgcaccctgtttgtaaacgtcaacgtcaagttatctgtaacaggatgaatagtgaaaaacatacaaaataaccaacaactagttttctccctctgattgctatgaccagtgcattattttttaaatgtcagaaatactgcaagcaatgcgcaccagtgctttcaccagaacagtgttagcccattctgatgggaaagacaaaatatagcctactactactacaaaaaaacccataatggggtcagtgtatcaacgcattgcaattccaagtcaataattctgtgatatcagctagaccattttgaagcaacactcattgtgaatccattctgcataatgttgtgaacaattcataaacaatgggtagaaataagaggaaataaccaaaacatgccccaaattgcagttcaatgtttgcagtctgatatatccattatccctccattctcggccagttccagtcaatctggtggcctaggcctgccccctttccctctttcctttttcttgtatttagaaattggcatatgtaaacacatctgattgagcacatctgatctagtacctacaggtacattcatactgagagtgtatataggcctactgagtgtataatgaatattcattgttaatgtgaagtgtacagttttatgttggttgaagttctgattttgtggcactttttggtattactggcgccctcaagacataggtctattctgctctaggcgactgccctgtctgcctatgcctagtgctggctctggcaccattccgtatgtttcgttatgagggcaaagcctggctacattggttttcgtagggttacggagtgatactcgatcgggtacctaaccggtaaaaaagttcagtcagatgacttttttttgctttaatccctgcatgaTGGATAGCAACAATATTTTATAATAATTTTTATAATCTTGTaatattttataaaatatattttatatatattatttaagaGTTCAGTTGGATTTAAGCAAATACACATATTCATTATTTTGACTTAAATGAATAAGAATCTGATTAGAGTAAGAAACGCATCCATATGATTAAGGTTGAGAAAAAACACATTATATACTCAAAATCAATAGAGTTTGCATGACTCATGCGCAAACTGTATACTGTCAgcataataataaataatcatGTTCCATGAGAAGTAGCCAATTACAAATGGTTAAGGAAAATAAAATAGATTGACATTGATATTGGATATTGATTACAAATTGAAATTGCTTTAAACAGATGAACGTGTACCTCTGGAAGGTCAGTCAATGCTCGTGTTATCAAGAAACCTGGTAAATGATTGTCAATGAACAAATAGGGCATCCAATTTTTGGCAGGGATGTCGGTCAGGAAAAGTGAATATAACATGGTGATatgtcctctctttcttctttttcttttcagcgAAGAAGAATAAGTATGGTGACGCTTGGGAAGAGTGACTCAGGAGATCCTCACAATACATTGGTATTATCCACAGGCCATCTGCCTTCTACTGTACCTGCTAACTAACCCAAATACAGTACATCATTTACCAACATTTTGCTGCTCTCGTGAAGGTTCAGAGGCCAGCCAAGGATAAACAGCCTCTTTTTCCGTTATCCACATTGTTTTCTTTGGAAAGGTCGATTACTGTTGCTGCACTATGCTTAAAATGGTGGTcctctgaacttttttttttgcttttgcttttttccATCCTTGTCTGTGATCAGGCGTTCTGGGGACAAGCATATTTGACATGCAATTCAACAATCCATGGTGTCATCATTTGTTGTTGTAATAAAAACAGTACCAATATGCGTGAACCACATATAAGTATtctaaataattatatttttttccatatctTTTGTCAGAGTGGTGGAAGTATGTTAGATCTGAGAACAGGCCCTCACATAGTCATTGACGCACAGTCAGTTTTATATTTGAAGTGGGAGCTCAGCCTGTGTAAGGCTACTGAGGGAAAAAGGATTGTTGTTGTCTTTATGAACCCTTTACTCTATTGCACATAAAACGGGGTTCACATTATTTCAGCTTCTGTGACTTAGTAATTGTTAGGCTTTAGCGTCATCCAGTGTAGTGATTCTGGCCACAAATCCAACTGGCAACTTCACATAGTTTTCAACTTTCTATGTACTTCTGTAAATTCATAGAATTTGCTGTATGACACACATAGAAATGACCCCAGCGATCAATAAACCAAATTCTTTCTTGGGAAAAATTGAGCCATGTGTCATTTTAATCACCATATCAAGCATAGTAGTTGTGACCTCCTGGTAGAGCTATTGAGTAGTATGCCAATAATCAGTCCTTGATTTGTCTATTTACtctatcactgtgtgtgtatgaaataaAGAAGCTCTTCCCTACTGTACATATAGCTTTTGCAGTTTTTCATCATGTTACCCAGTGTTTCTTAAATGGTGAGTCGGGATCCAAAAGGGGTCTCGGGTGGGTGGGTCGCTGAGCGGTGGTGTTAAAATGTATGAACTGACCCTTTCGTTGCCACTGCCAGTCAATTGAaaaagatgcagtattgaaaaatgactgttaaccatgtttcactctctcttccgCATCACTCATCTCTAGATTTGATAGACATGCTGTatgtcagcatacaatgcaaatgcaGATGCAAATCATTAAATGCATATATATAGTTTTGAAAATTATTTGAAGATTTCCACAACGTAATGTCCATAGAAAATGTTGGCCCCCAAGGCTATTCCAGAACCAAACAAAACCCTCTATACAGAACCCATTGTGTCAGAGCTTTTGCTATCCTTTAAAACTTTTATTGAAAAGGTTGATCCAGGCAGATCCAAACTGTAAACAAAGAGGACTGACAATTTGGGAAATAAAAGGCATTCATTAACTCTTGGCTGTAGAAAAACACACATTTCAAGCATGCAATTCATCTTCAGGGCTTAGTCTCATGGCCTAATGAGGACCTGTGTGGTAGAAACATTTTAGACAGCCTCTTTGTCTTATTTGTCTAATAAGAAATCGTATTTCTTCAATATAGTTGCGTCTTATATGCCACATCTTGTAGTGTTTGTTTTGGGTCTAAAATCACTGCACAGAGCTGGAACGTTATGCAAGTCTTTATCACCACCTTGTGGCAGCACATTGAAAGAACATCCTTCGATCATCTTTTACCACCTTTGAAATGTTGTATAGCACTTGAAGAGGATTTGGAATGGATGTCTTAGGTCCATTCAACAGTCATGGAAGCTGTTGGTATAGACAGCGACGTTGACAACATCCCTCTGTCATGTGTGCAAGTATTGCTTTCTCAGAGGTTACAGTGGACACCCGTATTTTTGGGCAGTCATGAATAAGCAGTTAAGGCGTCcaacttgtagctcaaaggttgccggtttgcctcccgacctgccaggttagtGGTGGGAttcattaaccagtgctctcccccatcttccatGACCGCGGTACCCTgagagcatggtactgtcccgccgcaatgctcccttggggcgccatttggggttgcccccttgcacgggtgcggcataaatacaatttagttgtgagcactgtgtgctgtggagtgttgtcacAATGATTGGGAGCTTTCGAGGTGGGCTTTCACATATCAGTTCTGTCAGTTATTCCCTTCACATTATACTTTGTTGCTGTTTGTGGCAACTGAACTTAGAATTGAAACTGAAATGCTAGAATTTGTACCTGTGGTTCTTgtcatttttttcttcctcttggtGGCAGTCTGCAGGGATGGGGTGGGTCACGCACTGGTATTCATTAGATTAGTAGAGGTATGCAAACACTCCCTAGAGCTTAACAAAACAGCCTCACCCTACTACAAcatgcaaggccgctgacagctttggctgggcccgggacaaaaatctctgaatgggccccccttcctcatAACCCTGATTTGTACTGAGAACTGTTGGCAAATGGCACGCACGTGGCACATTGGTTGAAGCCGAATGATGCCGTGTTTGATGCGCCCCTCATGACAGACCAAACCATTTGCGCATTTGGGGGTGGTAGGGGGGTTCTTGATCAAGAAAGGCAAAAGATCTAGAAATCATTTAT
This is a stretch of genomic DNA from Engraulis encrasicolus isolate BLACKSEA-1 chromosome 6, IST_EnEncr_1.0, whole genome shotgun sequence. It encodes these proteins:
- the ociad1 gene encoding OCIA domain-containing protein 1 produces the protein MSQATSGYPGPQQHGGVQSPVGAGYIPNDDEKRVFRECNSESFWYRSLPFSAVAMAATQVLVTRGVLSPSPRFGSLPKVAFAGMMAYMGGKMSYMKVCQEKFKRLENSPLGEALRQGNLRNISPEMGQSELGDPNQVGGGQPSYEPPQQPAAPAYQPPPDSFSYSSDYSYNSPPPQSSYQPAPFSSSFSESAPSGVADDNVPQAAPFLEDEDMPKRKPVLYEDLRSKNRENYEVTLTQKADSMLKPQASSSSAPSRETKKNKYGDAWEE